Proteins encoded by one window of Haematobia irritans isolate KBUSLIRL chromosome 2, ASM5000362v1, whole genome shotgun sequence:
- the LOC142226746 gene encoding uncharacterized protein LOC142226746, with protein MAARRFYENKLTNFHKNHIKLFAVFMKTANLLQNSNVLKRSL; from the coding sequence ATGGCAGCGCGtcgattttatgaaaataaattaacaaattttcataaaaaccaCATAAAATTGTTTGCTGTTTTTATGAAAAcggcaaatttattgcaaaattcgAATGTGTTAAAACGTTCACTTTAA